From the Drechmeria coniospora strain ARSEF 6962 chromosome 02, whole genome shotgun sequence genome, the window ACACGCATCACCTATCCTTTTCGTCTCGCACTCGTGTCGGATGCCAAGCCAGGCATTCATGGCTGACGCTGACGGCCGATggctgacggccgacggccgatggCTGATGGGCTGATGGGCTGATGAGCTGATGAGCTGGAGCGCAGACGCAGGTGTGCGggcaagtaattattactgtgctGTATTAGGTGCAAGTCGGCGATTTCGTGGCTCAAAGCCTCGTTGGGGGACGACTCCGTCGTGGcaacttgtacctgtacatgcacacgcacaccTTGCCTGCTCGTGCGACGAGCACGCAGATGCAGCCGCAGCGAAACGATTGTGCCGAGAAGCTGATGACGAGTTTGGTGACGGCTCCAACGGAGCACACGAGCATGTCCGATGAATcactcgccgccgacgaggtgcgcGACGAGTTGGGAGGGGAGCGCCAACCTCGGGCCGGCGGAGGACTTGCTGGtacgaggacggagtacaaatACTTGTGCCGGACGACGTCTACGGCGTGGTCGCTGCCTGCGCGGTATGATTGGCACTTCGATGCGAGCCTGGCTGCccgagcgagcgagcatgGCATTTTGCAGGAGCCCTTGTTATTTTTGCAAGCTACCTACTCGGCTCAGTGCCACGCTGCACCTACAGGAAAGTACAGGTAATAATACGGCCTAGGCCTGTGCGTGAAGCGGCGGCCGTGACCGATTTCTAGCGCccggcgagacggccgtgCGACGGTCGGATGACGAGAATCACCCACTGAGGAAGAAGGGTGGCAGAGGCTCCGTCGCTCGCTCCCTCGCGCGCCAGGTTCGCCACGGCCCACGATGCGGCTCCTCCTTGCGCGGGTCCGACTCGACACGGCGTTTGCTGAAAGCGTGCCGACGCAAACAGCACAACCGGCGCAATTTGGAGACCCTGCTCGTCACTTTTCGCTCTCGTGTCGCGCCGCAAAGTCTGATGTTGGGCTCCGCATCTAGGGTGCTAGCATGCGCTGCCGTAGGTGTTATTGGCAGCTCATCCGACGTGTACTTTACAGGCGGCCGTACGtgcagcgacggcgagacatgtcgaggacggccagcGCGTCGTCCCGGCCGGGACATGATGGACACCAAGCCGGCCTCGCCTTTTCGTGTCGAGGTGAACTCTGGCCACGCTCCGAGCAGGCATGGACATGCATGGATGTGGGCGTTCATTGCCGCGACTCCTCGGCATGGTTCCTGCTGCCTTGTGAGAGTGGCAGCTGACTCCAAGGCCGACCGTAGGCAGCTTCGACGCATCAGCAGACGCTCACCTCGAACGAAGGGACGGGTCCCCGTGACGCAACTACAgatactctgtactgtacggagtaataatcaATAATTACCTGGTAGTACCTACTGCGACTAGAGCGTCGGAGCGCAGCCGTGCCTGTACCTACCAACGGTGCCTACctctacagtacctactaggtacctactattagtagtattactaagttagtacctagtattagtATCAATCGTCACATGCACTGCACTCTGCCAAGGGCAACAACACGTtcctgtacgtacagtattatgCCAGTACCGTATCTGTGTACCTAGTATTTACAATGCCGACCTACTCAGGTAATTATcagcagtgcaagtacgtgacGAGTCCAATAGTGCCTGCACACATACAAGTAGACGCGGAATCGAATATGGGAAACATGCCATGTCGCCTTGCGCCCACGGCCCTCCAGATTCAGCCGATCATCTCCGCTCCTTTCGCATTCATCTACCGTACGTACAGGCGCATGCACCCTGCGCGAGCGGGCGGGGGATGATGCTCCTTGCATTCGTCTAGCCATGAAAAACATTCGCTCACGCACTCGCCAGCGACCATTCGTTTGTGTTTCGGAACGGAATCACGGCTCGACTGCCTGTCTGCCTGTCTCAACGCCTCCATTTCCTCCCGCTCCCatgcggcgacgatgaacgGTGAGTGCCTGTGCTCCGTCCTTTGCACCGATTCTGATGGAAAGGAGCGCCGCACGCCTCGAGCACGGTCATCGGTCCCTGCCACCGCCGACACCCCTCGGTACGGTACTAACCCTGGGTCATTGGCCagcatgtaattacagcactccTACCCTGTACTCTGTGACGGCACCTGGGTTGCGCGCGCGCGTTggtgcacgtacaagtacggcagCACTTGATATACCGACGCCAACCAAGCATGGGCCAGGAGTATTATTACCCCATGTGCAGGTGCTGACGTCAaacgacctcgaggccggcggtgCTTCCTTTTTCACATCGTCGCCTGCCTGCTCCATCCGCCTCTCCAGAGGTGGCTGACCACTCCTCGCGTTGGTCTGCGCGGATGGTGCTGCCGCACCGAATGAGAGTTTGGACGAGCAGACACCTGGAATGCCTCGGCCAGCGTGCGCTCCGATGGCCTGCCGACGGCTCAGCGGATTGGTCGGGCTtgccggcgatgagggcCGCCGGGCCTCTGCCCATGGCACCAGCGGGGCAACGCTTTTGCCTCGTCGCGCCCCATGCCCCCCCCGGGCTGCGATGGTAGGCGTGCATCTGCCGGAACGCATTCGGCTGCAGGCatggtggggtggcaaaagcgtcgattcactttgcagcagcagcgctaccaaaattgaatcgtcacgTTTGTCCAGCGAGACTGTGACAAGGTTGGCTCGATCCCGCACGAGTAGCCGCTGCcttccgcgtcgtcggccacgctCGATGCGAAAAAAAGACGGAGCGGGTGGCCGGCGCGACCGTCGGTCAAGATTCAGCTGCGaacggtcgaggccgtccaGCAGGCCAAGCACCCAAGTACCGTACAGCACCACCCATCCGCCACGCTCGTTGGCGAGGACAGGCACCCTGTATTACAgggtacagtaagtatatgCGTTGGGACGGCGCAAGGGTGAATACCACCTACTGTAATACCTGGTGGGTAATGCTCGCAAGTACCGagtgcctagtacttggCTGTACATCAACCCTCACAATCCACCCACCGCGCCGTACCCGCACAACCACTTGAGGGTTTGCGAGCACACTTGCGCCACGAGATGGACAGCAGCAAATCGGAGGAGCTCTATTCCAAAGACACGAGCGGACGAGCACGCGTGCACGCACTGCCATTGCTGCGCATGCCATGCACGAAGTGCTCCGCCCGTACCGCAGTAccgagcacggagtgcaggGCGGGCAGCACCATTGCCGACTGCCGCGCCAAAGCCATGCCGCATCGGTGGCTGGCTCTATTCATTAGCGGTGCGTGCTAggcatgcactccgtactggccGCTTGCGCAACCTGTGTGCCGTGGCATCCAGTTGGACTAgtccgacggccatggcctcgtgAAACCGTGCCGTCCAGTTCACGCTTCATCATCCCCTCCTGTGCGAATGCACTGTATGGGTATCGTTGCGGGACGTGCCAGTTTGGCGCCGTGCCGTGGGGTATACGCAGTCTTTCTACAGGCGCCTACGATACGCAGTGTGTGTAGGCGTGGTGCCTTGATATTACTTGGCACCCAAGTGCGTAAGcaccaaagtacttgtacttacttacagcacagtcTGCAGCTGGGGCATGGATCCCCGCGCAGCCAAGGGGCGCATAGCGTACAAGCACTGGCGGAGCACTGGCGGAGCACTGGCGGAGCGCTGACCGACGGCGCAGATGGGGCAACAGCACGGCGCGCCTGCCACCGCCGAGTTAGGTGAGcatacagcacggagtaagtgcTAGGTGCTAGGTACTTGGTGCTAGGTGGTTATATTCAAAGGCGATCTTCGATGccagtgcggagtacggagtgcatgcatgtgcttgcacttgctcactccgtactccgtacatgtgcagacGCTCGTGCAGAGTGCAGTAGGGGTGCCGGTACTTGCGCCGGTGCGGCATGGGCATGACGATTAGCACGGTCGGTACgtggcatgtacatgcgcgcGCATGAATTCACACTGCAAACACACGTCGTGCGTACGTTGCACGGAAGCCTTTCAGGAGTCTTTCACGTACCCAGCAGGTATTTACCCGTACTCGCTACCCGTAACCTGGACGTGGGTGGTTGTTGGGTGGTTCTGCCGCCGTCCATTCCATCCATCCCGTTGGCCCTGAACATgcgctgtacagtacggacgTGCAGGTGCTCGCACGCACACGATGCAAACGCCACCGCCCTCCGAGCctgcacaagtacgtgcGCATGCCCTCCTAGTTGTGGTCGCCTGCGGAGCACCATCTCCGGAAAAGTCCGTATTGCCCCCTCTGATCCTTTCCATCTGCCAAAGGCGAAAGGGGCGGGCTAAAGGAATCCCCGTTTGATGACAAtctacgtgtacagtacatgtacgtgtgccTGCTCACACCAGCTAGTGCGTGCTAGTACTCGGTACTAGGCACATCATGAATGCTCAAGCGACCAAGTACGAGTTACTCTgcctacctacagtaagtacttattatatGCAAGTGGCTACTAAggtcggtggcggccgtcatTCCCTTGGTACTTGCAAGAAAGtatacggtacggagtacgttcTAGGTTAGGTTGGTGGTGAGTGATAATCagttgtaggtgcaagtaagtacggagtaataattagTTGTAGTTGTTTCACGGGAAGCCTGAAGCCGGCAAGGGTGGCCAATCACGTACAAGTAAAGTTGGTGTTGCTCCGCTCGAGGCAACATGTGGTAGGCACTGTgcaggtaataatacatgtgTTTGTGCCTCTGCGTCCTAGGCATTCATGTAACTTGTACACTCACCTGTGCGTACTGTGCTAAGTAGGTATACATGTGgctgtattacttgtgcagtacacTTACAGCCCCTGCACTCCGTCCTGTACCTGCGCATGTATTACTCGGTACTTTTaggtatgtacggagtacatgcatggaaGTTCTCAGGTACGTGCAGACGCCGAACcccgtacttacatactgtacacttgCTTTCTTACTGTGCgtgcttgctccgtacagtaatacttgtataTGCATAGTctggagtacttgtacgtactttTTGGTGCAAGTTCTtgtgcagtattaatacggagtacttacaagcacgcCTAGTGTGAAAGTACCcctcaagtactccgtacttgcatgcaatacTCAGTGccgcatgtactctgtaatcCGTCCTTGTACAGTACCAAGGGAGGGCAAGCCAGGAATACCTGATGCCAGGAATACAGTGAgcaatacaagtacctcTTGTATATTTTATACAGTCTCAACGAACCGTGCTAAAATACGGTCGGGACGCTTGCCGCAAGCACCGCGCAAAGGTGAATCCCTGTGGTAATTACCAGTGCACCAAGAAATGCTTCGCACAGAAATGTATACCAGTAGGTGACAAAGTGCGTTACTtgtaataagtacatgtggtCGGTAATTAATTATTCTTAGTTGATGGCACCTCGTTCCGGCCCATACCAGACAGCGAAGAGCGTCACGTaccgtgtacttgcatgcacacgcGCAGGTACGGTCCGGTGCACCGTAcacgcactgtacttgcatctgcATGCACGATCCTCCGTCACCTCGTCATCTCGTGCTTGGACATGTCAAGTACCGCATTCCAACTCCATCTCGCCTCAATACGTCCCGCCTCAGCGCTGCCTCCAAAGGCGCCGCAAGCATCATGCTACCATTGAGCCTGCATGGACATCAATCACCGCACCACCTTCGTCTCCATGCCCACGCCGAGTGGAGTCGGTCTTGATCTGCCACCTTGGACCCTCGATCCATGTCGAGCGTGCTCCTACTCgccgtaggtgtgcatgcgCATGGAAGAATGCGTATCGGGATTCCTcacgcaagtacgtacgtgcACGCACTCGCCTCGATGCTTCTGCCGCTTGCTGCTCCTTGATCCACCGAGGACCGGGGTTGCTCGCTGCTCGTCTCCCTGCGCTGATGTGACGCAGCTTCGGTATCACGTAGATCCTTTGTCTCGTTTGTTCCAAACATGCATCGCCGAGAAACTCGCCCTGTGTCTTCGAAGCACGCCCCGTGTCCGCCGGTGAGAAGCCGAGTGCTGTGAATGAGACGAAGAAGCCGTCAGAGATGAAGACGAAAGCACAGCATCGTTTCACGGCAAAGGGGGGCCTGGCCAACCGTCTCCTGACGCACACGATTCCGACTCTTCCGTTTCATTTCATCCTGCTCGCCGCGAGACCCCTGCGCACCGACACGGGTATCCGTACTGTGCTTTGCCGCCAGCCAACTGCCGCCGCGCCATGGCGGTTTCGCAACGAGTCCTCCTCCACAAGCAGGTGTGCCTCTCCTCTTTGCTGGCTGTGCGGACCTTTGATccgtcctcggtcgccgTGCCCGGTGCCCTCGAGCCCTGTTGCAGCTCGCGCCGCCAGGCTTGGGTGTGGACGAGATGACGCCGGCCGGAGAAACGTGCGTCGCAGGGCACCGTGACCTCGAATATCCTCATCTTGAGCTTCCAAGTACGAGTGCAACGTAAAGGTGTAATTGCCCCAATCTTCCTGATACGAGAACGGCACGCGTGAACTATCGGCTGCCCCTTTACGAGGAGCATCCGGGATGTGCCTTCGTTCTCGTACCGCTCCTCTGCGATACGTATGAAGCCAATGATTTCCTGCGAATGAAGCCGACACTCTCCTCCATGTACGAGCCCTCTCCGTCCATTCGACGAGTCCTGCCCATCTCGCCTTCCGTCACCCTCTATTACCGACCGGCCTTGGCTGCCTCACCCCATGGTCTTGCTCCGCCTATCGACGCTGCCATCGTGCTTCCCGACCTCACCGGGCAGCCATTGGGCTCGCCGTCCTCCGTGCGAACCCCTACCCTTTACCCCTTACCGAGTCCTTCCGGTTGGTGAATCATCCTCCGCTGACCACCCGAAAGGGCTCTCCTCGCAATTGGCCTGTCCGTTCGAGAGGACCGACAGGCGACTCCGGTTGTCATCCGAGGGGCCAGAGAGTGACCCCGTTCGGCGAGCGCTGGCTGCATGATGCTAGAAGCTGGCATTCCTCAAGGTAGCGGGCGTGCATCTCCTGAAATATTGTCTCGGATCCCACCCCCGAGTCCGTGGCAGAGCAGCGTCTCGTCACTCCGGCGTGTGACTTGTGCGGCACGACGCGCGCCGTCACAAACAGAGCCTTGACATTCACAGCCAGCGAGCCAGCGAGCCTGGGGGAGGGCCCGTGTGCTTGCACATACATGCACGAACCCAGGTGCATGGAGGCGCAACGAGAAACGCCGGGAGCGCCGCCTCTCGGTCGGCGTGCCTCGAGGGAcagcacgacggccgggACCACTCAACCGAGCTTCCACGCAAGGCAGTGCTCGTACGTGGTGGTATGGAACAGGCGTCCATGCTGCGTAGACGGGTGCGCACACCACGTTGGAAAGCCGTCGTGGCCTTTCCGGGTGAGTTGCACGAGAAACGTCGGGGTGATTGACGTTGGATTCCTGTGCTGGTCGAAGCGATGCAAACATTCATTTCGTCCATCTCGTACCCATTGTTCCGCCCGCGCGACCAAGTGGCAGCCTGTACGCCGTTTGACCTCTGGCCATTGACCTCTGGCCATTGACCTCTGGCCATTGACCTCTGGCCATTGACCTCTGGCCATTGACCTCTGGCCATTGACCTCTGGCCATGGCGCCTCCTTCATCCCCCGCGCTCCGTTCCGCCGCTGGGTCTCAGCCACTGTCGTCTCTGCCTTCGGAAACCCACGGGCACCTCTTCCTTCCGTCAAAACGGCGAGTCGGCAGAGTCGGGGCTGCTGGTCATCGTCTCTTCCGCGACAATCTCCTTCGGCCTCTCGGGAACATAGTCGTGAGGGTACGACTTCGCGCCCGTGCGCATCACCATGTACGTCGAGACGCCGTGTCCAAAGTACCTCTCCTTGCGCGTCAGtctcctctcgccgccttcgagTGCCGAGTATGCGCTCCTCGTAGTCCGCATGCGTTTTGTCTTGCCCCCTTGGCTGAGAAGGTTGCTGAGTTTCTTCCGCTCCTGCATCCGTTGGTCATCAAATGCCACGATCCCGCGTACCCACGGCGCTATGTCGAGCAGGATGAGCTTCATCGTGCGGTCAAACACCGACGGTTCGAGATGGCTGCTCGGTTGAGCTTTggacgagacggcgatgGGGTCGAACGCTCCGGCAACGTCGAGCCGTGTGAGCTGATGGCGGTTGGTCCGGAAAAACGAGTCCAGCAGGGAGATGGCCTTTGGCTCATCCACGGCACGGAGTGACGACGAGTCTGCGGTCGAATCCAAGCCTGCCATCGAGCGGCCCAGAATCTCTCGGCCGAGGGACTTCAACGACATCGAGATGGCTGCGTTCGACAAAGTGGATGACGACATCATGTCGACCTCCAGAAGCGTCTGCCCGATGGTGAAGTCGTCCTTGGTCTTCGAGGGGAgggccggcagcgtcggaTCCAGCTGCTCCTGCAGCATGGTGCCAAAGGCCCGACCGGAGCAGCAGACATCTGCTGCGCTCATGCTGTCGTAGAAGTTGTCATAGGCAGTCAAGGCCACGAGCCGCCCctgggacggcgagggcgccctCGAAGCCGCCAGCGCGGGAGCTCGTAGATCGAGCAACGCCAGCCAATCGCCCATGTCCACCTTCCACGAGTCCCAAGACTGGTGCATGAATTCCTCCTCCATCGCGAGCCTGCCGGATGCCGTTGCGACCAGGTCACGCCCGATCCAGCCCATGCCCGCAAGGTATGTACCCTCGCTCACGACGCGCACTAcatcgccgtgctcgtcAATGTCAGATCCTTTGGGCCATCGTGAGTAGAACCAGTCCGAGCCACCTCGGCGATCGCCGACACCAATTTGGCACCAATAGTTGAGCTCGGATATTGCGGCTCGGAGGTCGTTCCCGCGAGAGCGATACAGTGACTCGACCGCCGCCCTCCCCAAGGCGTGCCCCTCGTTCGCGGCGATGAGAAGACACAGATCCACCGCCAAGTTCGCCGGGGGAGCTTGGAATCGGAATATCCCATGCAGGCTCAAGCTTTGCAACGGCACCAGGTTTTCGTCGTTGCACGTCACGACGAATGGACGCTTGGATTGGACCATCATCGCCATGACCGTGGCCCAAAACTGCTTGTCCTCTTCGTACAGCACAtccgcctcctccagcaATATGAGTGACTGTCTCTGGGAGTTTAACCCTGAGCTCGTCGGGCCCCTGCCGGGACTCTCCTTTTCTCGCCTCTTGCCTTGcttgcccgccgccgccggcggttTCTGCTTGAAAAAGGTGGCCACTGTGCCCTGCTTCCCTGATTTGATCTCCTCAGCAAccttgtcgtcgatgtcgtcgtcgctggccgCAGCTGTAGACTGCGTTCGATGATGTCGAACAAGATGGTTGCGAGTCATATCACCCACTCTCTCCAGAATGTCCTTGCCGCTTCGGCGGCTTCCGGGGTTGATCTCGAAGACCTCAAAGTCGAGTTCTTTTGCCACGGCGTACACGGCGGCCGTCTTGCCACAGCCGTGTGGGCCACTGATCACAACCGTATTTTTCAGCCTTTGGTCCTTGGAGCTTTTGGCGGAAACACCAAGACTCTGTATGAGGGACTTTCTGACACCCATCGCAGCCAGGCTCTCGTCACTagcgtcgtcttcgtcgtcgttggaGAGCTCGTCCAGTTCGccatcttcctcgtcgctgtcgacAACAAACCCATCTAGTTTGTTCTTCCTCCGCTTCCTCTTCGGTGCTCCATCCGATTTAGATTTGGACGCCACCTCCCCGCCTGTATCAACCGAAAGCACTTTCATAGCCTCGAGCCACTGCTTCAGTTTTGCTGCCTCCTTCCCCGTCTGCAGGACCTGTGCTGCCGTCGTGGGGCAGTACTTTGCCGTCCAAGAAAGCCCCTCGCAGCTCGACATGTCGAGAGTCGATAGGCGGGTCTCCAAGGAATGATAATGATGCCGTATGGCTGGATGAATCGTTTGTTGGGGATTGCCGCTGAGCTCGTCGTGGCTCGAATCATCCGCCATGGACAGAGCTGCCACGGATTTGCTGAGTTGTCGTTGTATTCTCCTTCGAAGCTGTCGCCCGGTTTCGAACCGTCGTTTTGGAAGCCGCAATCCGGCAGGCGCGGGCGCAAAGCTATCTTCATCTGTCGGGAGGCTACGGCGCACGGCATCGAGGTCTACATGGTCGAGCAGACGCGAAAGGATGGACTCCCCTAGGGAAATGGTTGTCACCAGCCCTTTGGACTTCCTCGACGTTTCTGCCTTGTGCAATGGGCGTTGAGCATTGGTCGTGCAAGGCTCATCGCCACGAACGTGGCTCATGCCAGCTGCCGGCCACATTGGATTGATCGCACGCGGCAGCTTGGCCCCGGACGACTTGAACCCGAATTGCAAAGGCCTTCCAGGCGTATCCGCAGCAAAAGCCTTTGGTTTCTCCCCCGAGGTTGACGGTGTCGAAAGAGCAGAAGATTTGTCCTTGGACGGAAATGAGCCGGCTTGTTCTGGAGGTGGTTGTTTCGGTTTGCTGGAGAAGAACGGGTGGGTGCTTTTCTGGGTGATGGGTTCTTTCGTGGATGGGGCCTCGGACTTTGTACATGTCGTTCCTCCACGTTTCTTGGTCGGATTGTCTAGGATTTGGAGTTTGCCGTCGAGAATCTGCGTGACTTTATCGCCCATTCTTTTCCGATCTTCTTCATCTCGTCCATATCGAATAATCACAAGCAGCGACGGAGAACGTTCTTGCTTTGGCTTTGGAGGTGCTCCAAGAGTCCCCGTTTTGGGGTTGAATCGTAAAACCCTTTGCTTCAGCGGCGTGGCATTCCCCGGCTCCGTGTCACTCGCCGACTGTCGGTCACTCGGATTGCTCATCCCGAGAGGGATACGGGGCATTGCTGTCGAGGAATCGGTCGAGGGAGGCGTCGGCAATCTGGCCGCAGTCTGTGTCGCGGTAGGAAGGTCTGTGATGGAGGACGGCGGATCGAGGGCTACCTGATGACCTGTCATGCCATCATCCATCAAAGGCTCTCCGCTCTTTTCGCTCCCTCTCCTCTGGGCCTGATGACTCGCCTCGTGATCATCTTCATCCTGATCTTTTGCGGATGTTTTCTTTCGCCGCTTCCTGCGGCCACCGTCCTCGAGGGAATCCTGCCTGGAGCCGTCAAGTGTTACCGGCTGGGTACTGGCGAGGGTGCTGTCCGCCGAGGAAGCTGCTGATGAGTCGCGGCCGGCCCCCTTTAGGAAGAAAGGGTGCAGCTTTTCGGACGAGGACCCCTTGACAGCACCTTGGACCATAGTGGTGACCAGGATCGGCCCCATGGGAGTGCCGGTGCCCTCGCAGCGACGGTTGTTGGCTAGACCTGGCGCAGTCGGGGCGGACAGACCAACGCGGGTGCTCCGGAGAGGGTTCAATTATTTCGCATAGCAGTTCATGACAGAATGAACCTGGAATGATGATGCTATCGTTGCCGTAGAGGAAAGGGTTGGGTCGGAAGGGGCCAGCACTGAGGTAGAAGGCACCGCGTTACAGGGAGCCTGTCTTGTCACGCGTAAAGACGCGCCGATACTAAATATGTCCATTCATCGGTACGAATTCAggactgtacagtaattacatgtacatactagtacttactgtacggagtacagtgcaactaaCAGTACttcgtaggtgtacaagtagttgcaagtacttactgtaagtacggagtacttacaatcagcaatacatgtacctactcACGTAAGTACTAAGGTGCCTACTGTGCCTCCAGTATAGTACCAGAAAGCAAgtgtacatacttacatgtatactAAGGACAGTAAGTATCCAGTGGACTTTTTAGtgctactgtagtacttcGTAGTGCAAAGACGGAGCACTCTcacacaagtacaactacctagtgcctacctactgtagtagtaTGTAATGTCCTTGCTGCTACAGAGTACACTGAACTCAAGCACAGTGGCAAGTCAGGTCCGCACACACCCCACCTCCCGTTAAGAAATCCCCACTGCCGGAATTTTGTGTCGGCCCGCTTCCAACATTTTTTTTTGGCCGAGTGAGCCTCTGTGCCTGCGCCTTGCCCATCACCTGCTTCGTTCGTCGCAGAACTCTACACAGGAACAAAGCTTCATCATTTCGGCTTTTGTGCCGCGACGACGTCTAATGGGGTCCGAGTACAAGGTGCACCGGCCGTATGTGCTGGCAACCCTTCCGCGCCCATTAGATCACACCGACGGCAGGATCGTTGCTCGAGAAGTCTACGGCCAACGAGACGGccagaaaagaaagaaacGAACAGAGTTGGTTGTCGGTATCGACGGGGAGACCACCAGTATTTATGATGTAAGCTCGTTGCCAAGGCTTCCGACGATGAGCGTTCTAATGCAGCGTAGGTGCCGGCGTCGCGACTCATCACCTCCTACCCGATCCCGCCCCAAGAGTCCTTCACATGCCCTCCATACTCGATCCGGGTTCGAAATTCCAACAGTGCCGACATTCTGCGATACACCTTCATAGCAACCAAAGATGGTGCTTCCCAGAAGATGACACTCTTCAAAGACGTCACCCATCCCGACGGCAAGACTACTTCGACAAGTGCTTCGCAGACGCTGAAAACGTCGTCGATCCGGTACATCACCGGCTTCCCAACAACGTCCCCTACCTCTGTTGCAGGAGAAATTGTGGCCGTGGCGCAGAATGGAGAGTTCGTGTGCCTGTCTGGTGAAACACTGGCAGTTCAATGGTCGGCCTTGTCGCGATCAGCTGTCGAAGACGTTGTTGCAGGGAGCGTCAACGACTTTCAAGTGGAGCATGTGTCGTCCGGAACTCTCTCCGATTTTAGGGAGGGAATGTTCAAAAGTCGGCTGGAAGTCTTCAGTGCCCTTCCCAGAGCGCTCGACTCCGACCCATCTCTTCTTGCCCTGATAACGACGAGCCACAGTCAGGGCCAGATGAGTCGTCATTTCGTTGTTCTGGCAGCCATGTCCGGAACTTCTACTCCGGCGACAGGCTTGCAGAAGTTGATTCCGCTCGAAGTCTGTCCTATCCGGGCCGTTTCGACGGCCAGTGCCGAGGCACCTAGCTACCAGGTAGACATTCAGTCGGGGCAGCTGCTCGAACTTGCCGCCGGATTCATCAACGTCTACGACCTCACCGGAGCGGTT encodes:
- a CDS encoding ATPase, AAA family protein encodes the protein MGPILVTTMVQGAVKGSSSEKLHPFFLKGAGRDSSAASSADSTLASTQPVTLDGSRQDSLEDGGRRKRRKKTSAKDQDEDDHEASHQAQRRGSEKSGEPLMDDGMTGHQVALDPPSSITDLPTATQTAARLPTPPSTDSSTAMPRIPLGMSNPSDRQSASDTEPGNATPLKQRVLRFNPKTGTLGAPPKPKQERSPSLLVIIRYGRDEEDRKRMGDKVTQILDGKLQILDNPTKKRGGTTCTKSEAPSTKEPITQKSTHPFFSSKPKQPPPEQAGSFPSKDKSSALSTPSTSGEKPKAFAADTPGRPLQFGFKSSGAKLPRAINPMWPAAGMSHVRGDEPCTTNAQRPLHKAETSRKSKGLVTTISLGESILSRLLDHVDLDAVRRSLPTDEDSFAPAPAGLRLPKRRFETGRQLRRRIQRQLSKSVAALSMADDSSHDELSGNPQQTIHPAIRHHYHSLETRLSTLDMSSCEGLSWTAKYCPTTAAQVLQTGKEAAKLKQWLEAMKVLSVDTGGEVASKSKSDGAPKRKRRKNKLDGFVVDSDEEDGELDELSNDDEDDASDESLAAMGVRKSLIQSLGVSAKSSKDQRLKNTVVISGPHGCGKTAAVYAVAKELDFEVFEINPGSRRSGKDILERVGDMTRNHLVRHHRTQSTAAASDDDIDDKVAEEIKSGKQGTVATFFKQKPPAAAGKQGKRREKESPGRGPTSSGLNSQRQSLILLEEADVLYEEDKQFWATVMAMMVQSKRPFVVTCNDENLVPLQSLSLHGIFRFQAPPANLAVDLCLLIAANEGHALGRAAVESLYRSRGNDLRAAISELNYWCQIGVGDRRGGSDWFYSRWPKGSDIDEHGDVVRVVSEGTYLAGMGWIGRDLVATASGRLAMEEEFMHQSWDSWKVDMGDWLALLDLRAPALAASRAPSPSQGRLVALTAYDNFYDSMSAADVCCSGRAFGTMLQEQLDPTLPALPSKTKDDFTIGQTLLEVDMMSSSTLSNAAISMSLKSLGREILGRSMAGLDSTADSSSLRAVDEPKAISLLDSFFRTNRHQLTRLDVAGAFDPIAVSSKAQPSSHLEPSVFDRTMKLILLDIAPWVRGIVAFDDQRMQERKKLSNLLSQGGKTKRMRTTRSAYSALEGGERRLTRKERYFGHGVSTYMVMRTGAKSYPHDYVPERPKEIVAEETMTSSPDSADSPF